One Periplaneta americana isolate PAMFEO1 chromosome 8, P.americana_PAMFEO1_priV1, whole genome shotgun sequence genomic region harbors:
- the LOC138704620 gene encoding cuticle protein 67-like produces MAFKYVILAALVAVANAGFLGAPAAVGYAAAPYAAVSTPAITSQQSNILRSYGNLGQVSTYSKTIDTPYSSVRKSDVRVSNDALAYPAAHALAYRAPAYAAPAYAAPAYAAPAYAAPAAYAAPAAIATGHGLLGVAYSAAPAVAHMTYTNGLGIAYAY; encoded by the exons ATGGCCTTCAAG TACGTCATCCTCGCTGCCCTCGTGGCTGTCGCCAACGCCGGATTCCTTGGAGCTCCCGCCGCCGTGGGCTACGCTGCCGCCCCCTATGCCGCCGTCTCCACCCCCGCCATCACCTCCCAACAGTCCAACATCCTGAGGAGCTACGGCAACCTGGGACAGGTGTCCACCTACTCCAAGACCATCGACACCCCCTACTCCAGCGTCCGCAAGTCTGACGTCCGTGTGAGCAACGACGCCCTCGCCTACCCCGCCGCCCACGCTCTGGCTTACCGCGCACCCGCCTATGCCGCCCCCGCCTATGCCGCCCCCGCCTACGCCGCACCCGCCTATGCCGCCCCCGCCGCTTACGCCGCTCCCGCTGCCATCGCCACCGGACACGGTCTTCTGGGCGTCGCCTACTCCGCCGCTCCCGCCGTCGCCCACATGACCTACACGAACGGCTTGGGCATTGCCTATGCTTATTAA